The Euphorbia lathyris chromosome 3, ddEupLath1.1, whole genome shotgun sequence genome contains a region encoding:
- the LOC136224388 gene encoding lysine histidine transporter-like 8: MADGFEFSSTCTTPRPASPAATTPKAVSAAATPRPASRAATPTTASAATTPRPASPSRQVYTPPISAPPSQFHSPSLSRTSLLSAGAGDHIGPASANRTPRTGTPKFSTPRLRTPRFITPLGSPIRRALHLTKLDPQDAWLPITESRNGNAYYAAFHCLCSGIGVQALILPVAFTTLGWAWGIIDLTLTFLWQLYTLFILVQLHESTEHGIRFSRYMQLANATFGEKWSKWLAMFPILYLSAGTCLALIIIGGSTSKLFFQTVCGETCNMKTLTTVEWYLVFTCAAVLLSQLPNLNSIAGVSLIGAITAVGYVTILWGVSVAEGKLPGVSYNPIPASSDIERLFDVLNALGIIAFAFRGHNLILEIQATMPSSEKHPSRVPMWKGAKVAYALIAMCLFPLAIGGYWAYGEKIPQGGMLQALFAYHGRDTSRFILGLTSIFVIINALSSFQIYGMPMYDDLESMYTRRKKEACPWWLRAIIRAVFGFLCFFVAVAAPSLGSVAGLIGGLALPATLAYPCFMWLKMKKPKVYSPMWFLNWGLGLFGVALSFAQIAAGIYVVINTGTKLSFFNPQ; encoded by the exons ATGGCTGACGGCTTTGAATTTTCAAGCACTTGTACAACACCAAGACCAGCCTCCCCGGCGGCTACAACACCAAAAGCAGTCTCTGCTGCGGCAACACCAAGGCCAGCCTCCAGGGCTGCAACACCAACAACAGCCTCAGCGGCCACAACACCACGCCCAGCCTCCCCATCAAGACAAGTTTACACACCACCAATATCAGCTCCTCCTTCTCAGTTTCATTCTCCGTCTTTGTCGCGGACATCATTGCTCTCCGCGGGTGCAGGTGATCATATAGGACCAGCAAGCGCAAACAGAACTCCCAGAACTGGAACCCCTAAATTCTCAACACCAAGGCTCAGAACGCCTCGGTTTATTACCCCTCTAGGTAGTCCTATTAGAAGGGCTCTTCATCTTACTAAGCTTGACCCTCAAGATGCGTGGCTTCCAATTACTGAGTCCAGAAATGGAAACGCATACTACGCAGCTTTTCACTGTCTTTGCTCTGGGATTGGTGTTCAAGCACTTATCCTCCCCGTGGCTTTCACCACTCTTGGTTG GGCATGGGGAATCATTGATTTGACATTAACATTCCTATGGCAACTATACACTCTTTTCATACTAGTACAGCTCCATGAATCTACCGAACATGGCATAAGATTTAGCAGATATATGCAGCTCGCAAATGCCACTTTTG GTGAAAAGTGGTCAAAGTGGTTAGCCATGTTTCCGATCTTGTATCTGTCAGCAGGGACATGTTTGGCGTTGATAATAATAGGAGGATCAACTTCAAAGTTATTTTTCCAGACAGTATGTGGAGAGACATGCAATATGAAAACATTGACAACAGTGGAGTGGTACCTAGTATTTACTTGTGCAGCGGTTCTTCTGTCTCAGCTACCAAATTTGAACTCCATAGCTGGAGTATCATTAATTGGAGCAATTACAGCAGTCGGATATGTCACAATCTTATGGGGAGTTTCAGTTGCTGAGGGTAAATTACCAGGTGTTTCATACAACCCTATTCCTGCTTCTTCAGACATTGAGAGACTTTTTGATGTCCTTAATGCCCTTGGCATCATTGCTTTTGCCTTCCGAGGTCACAATCTCATTCTTGAGATACAG GCTACAATGCCGTCGAGTGAGAAGCATCCATCACGAGTGCCCATGTGGAAGGGTGCCAAGGTTGCATATGCACTTATTGCCATGTGTCTGTTTCCCCTCGCAATTGGCGGATATTGGGCATACGGTGAAAAG ATACCTCAAGGTGGAATGCTACAAGCCTTATTTGCGTACCATGGGAGAGACACGTCAAGATTCATACTAGGATTAACAAGcatatttgtgataattaatgCTCTAAGTTCATTCCAAATCTACGGAATGCCAATGTATGATGATTTAGAATCGATGTATACAAGGAGAAAGAAGGAGGCATGCCCATGGTGGTTGAGGGCAATTATAAGAGCAGTATTTGGATTTTTGTGCTTCTTTGTAGCAGTGGCAGCTCCATCTTTAGGAAGTGTAGCTGGTCTTATTGGAGGATTAGCATTGCCAGCAACATTAGCATATCCATGTTTTATGTGGCTTAAGATGAAAAAACCAAAGGTATATAGTCCAATGTGGTTCCTTAATTGGGGACTTGGTCTCTTTGGTGTGGCTCTTAGTTTTGCTCAGATTGCTGCTGGTATTTATGTTGTTATTAACACTGGCACTAAACTCAGCTTCTTTAACCCTCAGTAG